From Clarias gariepinus isolate MV-2021 ecotype Netherlands chromosome 2, CGAR_prim_01v2, whole genome shotgun sequence, one genomic window encodes:
- the LOC128514625 gene encoding trace amine-associated receptor 4-like, translating to MEWTENLIINASHADVDKDLLCFPHEPDSCSRTARFYVIRVTMYILMLPTVLMTVLGNFLVILTILNFKQLHSPTNFIILSLAIVDCLLGSMIMPFSMVRWVEGCWFLGDIFCKIHSSLDMTLSIVSILHLCLVSIDRYMAITDPLVYKMKVTNESVAVGIAVIWLFSFSFSFSVVLSNINLKGLDDLLMMKSCVGNCNLIFNRQWGVTVALVAFFIPGTIMSCLYIKIFHVAQRQAKVMADRVTLGKSETKNHTTEQRERKAAKTLGIVMGIFLLCWLPFFITTIADPFLDFSTPVDVFDALVWFGYLNSTCNPLVYGFFYPHFQKAFKMIISKYLFHPSRSVNLTL from the coding sequence ATGGAGTGGACAGAGAACCTCATTATAAATGCAAGCCATGCTGATGTGGATAAGGATCTTCTCTGCTTCCCGCATGAGCCAGACTCTTGCTCTCGAACAGCTCGTTTCTACGTCATTAGAGTCACCATGTACATTTTAATGCTTCCTACAGTACTTAtgactgttttggggaattttcTGGTCATCCTCACTATTTTGAATTTCAAACAGCTGCATTCTCCGACCAACTTTATCATCCTCTCACTGGCTATTGTGGATTGTCTGCTAGGGTCTATGATCATGCCTTTCAGTATGGTGAGATGGGTTGAAGGCTGTTGGTTCTTGGGGGATATATTTTGCAAAATACATTCCAGTTTAGACATGACACTAAGCATTGTATCCATCCTGCACCTGTGTTTGGTTTCTATTGACCGGTACATGGCCATTACTGACCCTCTGGTTTATAAGATGAAGGTGACAAATGAAAGTGTGGCTGTGGGAATTGCTGTCATTTGGCTATTCTCATTCTCATTTAGTTTTAGTGTGGTATTGTCTAATATAAATCTTAAAGGCTTGGATGACCTTTTAATGATGAAGTCTTGTGTTGGAAactgtaatttaatttttaacagaCAGTGGGGAGTCACTGTTGCTCTTGTAGCATTTTTCATCCCAGGAACAATCATGAGCTGTctttacattaaaatttttcatGTTGCACAAAGACAAGCTAAAGTAATGGCCGACAGGGTTACTTTAGGAAAGTCTGAAACAAAGAACCATACCACAgagcaaagagagagaaaagcagcCAAAACTCTGGGCATTGTCATGggaatttttcttctttgttggtTGCCATTCTTCATCACTACTATAGCAGATCCATTCTTAGACTTCTCGACACCTGTAGATGTTTTTGATGCCCTGGTGTGGTTTGGCTACCTTAATTCTACTTGTAATCCATTGGTCTATGGCTTTTTTTATCCTCATTTTCAAAaggcatttaaaatgattatatcTAAATATCTCTTTCACCCTAGTAGGTCAGTCAACCTAACACTCTGA
- the LOC128512342 gene encoding trace amine-associated receptor 13c-like: protein MEGLNSTLLDKAHLIEYCYPNSNASCKKSYHDVAAKTVLYSLLLFAMIITVLGNSVVIISIAHFKQLHTPTNILVMSLALVDLLLGITVMPFSMIRSVDGCWYFGKDFCLLHSTFDMFLTGASIFHLIFIAIDRYQAVCYPLQYPTRITLTYAWFMAALSWTLAAAYGFTLLYTKANLTDIEDFLKSISCLGSCILLLNELWAAFSTGAFFMLPVCVMIFLYAQIFLVSEKHAKKMHETKQGKADVASNKLSQTVKHEKKAAKTLGIVVGAFNLCWMPYFFTSVVDPFFDFTTPLVLYEVFVWLGYINSTLNPIIYGLFYPWFRKTLYLIVTLKIFEPNSSDVKIYSV, encoded by the coding sequence atgGAAGGTTTAAATTCAACTTTACTAGACAAAGCACATCTTATTGAGTACTGCTATCCCAACTCAAATGCCTCTTGCAAAAAAAGTTATCATGATGTTGCAGCAAAAACTGTGTTATATTCATTACTGTTGTTTGCAATGATTATTACAGTTTTGGGAAATTCTGTGGTCATCATCTCTATAGCTCATTTTAAACAACTTCACACACCTACGAATATTTTAGTGATGTCTCTGGCTTTGGTGGATCTGCTTCTGGGAATTACAGTCATGCCATTTAGCATGATCAGATCTGTGGATGGCTGCTGGTACTTCGGAAAAGATTTCTGTCTTTTGCATTCTACTTTTGACATGTTTCTCACTGGTGCATCAATCTTCCATCTGATTTTTATAGCGATAGATCGATATCAAGCTGTGTGCTATCCACTTCAGTACCCTACAAGAATAACTCTTACTTATGCCTGGTTCATGGCAGCCCTAAGCTGGACTTTAGCTGCAGCATATGGTTTCACGCTCTTGTATACAAAAGCAAATTTAACTGATATAGAAGACTTCCTTAAATCTATTAGTTGCCTGGGAAGCTGTATACTTTTGCTTAATGAACTGTGGGCTGCTTTCAGCACAGGTGCATTTTTTATGTTACCAGTGTGTGTTATGATTTTTCTGTATGCTCAAATATTTTTAGTTTCAGaaaagcatgcaaaaaaaatgcatgaaacaAAACAAGGCAAAGCTGACGTGGCCTCAAACAAATTGTCACAAACTGTTAAACATGAGAAAAAAGCAGCAAAAACTCTTGGAATAGTTGTAGGGGCATTCAATTTATGCTGGATGCCATATTTCTTTACATCTGTGGTTGATCCTTTTTTTGATTTTACCACTCCTCTAGTTCTTTATGAAGTGTTTGTCTGGCTTGGTTACATAAATTCAACGTTAAACCCCATCATATATGGCCTTTTTTATCCATGGTTCAGGAAAACACTGTATCTCATTGTTACACTAAAGATATTTGAACCAAACTCATCTGATGTAAAAATCTATTCAGTTTAA
- the LOC128515117 gene encoding trace amine-associated receptor 13c-like — MVESQNLLEVKDLSEYCYPESNVSCVKISHNVATKTVLYLILVFAMVITVVGNAVVIISIAHFKQLHTPTNILVMSLALVDLLLGLTVMPFSMVRTVSGCWYFGEEFCYWHSTFDFLFTGASIFHLISIATDRYQAVCYPLQYSERITLPVAGFMAALSWILATVYAFCTVGTKANEANLEDYIESIDCFGSCLFLVNVVCASISTFLFFILPLCIMVGLYAQIFWVSEKHAKKMEIMKISMQSKVKHEKKAAKTLGIVVGAFNLCWMPYFIISVVDPLSNFSIPSIIYELFNWLGYINSAFNPIIYGLFYPWFRKTLYLIVTLKIFASNSSDIKVYAA, encoded by the coding sequence ATGGTGGAATCTCAGAATCTACTGGAAGTAAAAGATTTATCAGAGTACTGTTATCCTGAATCAAAtgtttcatgtgtaaaaatttcTCATAATGTGGCAACTAaaactgttttatatttaatactgGTGTTTGCAATGGTCATTACAGTTGTTGGAAATGCTGTGGTCATTATATCCATAGCTCATTTCAAACAACTTCACACACCTACAAATATTTTGGTGATGTCTCTGGCTCTGGTGGATCTACTTTTGGGACTCACAGTCATGCCTTTCAGCATGGTCAGGACTGTGAGTGGCTGCTGGTACTTTGGAGAAGAATTCTGCTATTGGCATTCTACTTTTGATTTTCTCTTCACTGGTGCATCAATCTTTCACCTGATATCTATTGCCACAGATCGATATCAAGCTGTGTGCTATCCCCTTCAGTACTCTGAAAGAATAACTCTACCTGTTGCAGGTTTTATGGCAGCTCTGAGTTGGATTTTGGCTACAGTGTATGCTTTCTGTACTGTTGGTACAAAAGCAAATGAAGCAAACTTAGAAGATTATATTGAATCTATAGATTGTTTTGGAAGTTGTTTATTTTTGGTTAATGTAGTGTGTGCTTCTATaagtacatttctttttttcattttaccaCTCTGTATCATGGTTGGCTTGTATGCACAAATATTCTGGGTTTCAGaaaagcatgcaaaaaaaatggagaTCATGAAAATATCAATGCAAAGCAAGGTGAAACATGAGAAAAAAGCAGCAAAAACTCTTGGCATTGTTGTGGGTGCATTTAATTTATGCTGGATGCCATATTTCATCATTTCTGTAGTTGACCCTCTTTCAAACTTTTCCATTCCTTCAATCATTTATGAACTGTTTAACTGGTTGGGTTACATTAATTCTGCCTTCAACCCTATCATATATGGCCTTTTCTATCCATGGTTCAGAAAAACACTTTATCTCATTGTGACACTAAAGATATTTGCTTCGAACTCCTCTGACATTAAAGTATATGcagcttaa